Within Vicia villosa cultivar HV-30 ecotype Madison, WI linkage group LG1, Vvil1.0, whole genome shotgun sequence, the genomic segment GCCGTCTGATTTGTGTGTAACTGCCGGAGTGGAAGGGTTATGATCCCACACGGATCGCCTTATAGTGCACCCCGGTACTTTTGAGAAAAGTAGTTTGAGGTGTAATACATTTTTGGCACCGAAATCCCAAACACCAAGTTGGGCCCCGGTGACAATATGAACGCCGGAGAGGTCTCCAATATTGGTTTCAGTTATCTCAATTGGTGCAGTGCTTACGTGCGAGAAGTTTTTCCATTTAATCGGCTCAAACCAACGGCTGTCTTGCTCCTCGGGACCTTGCCATTTTGGAGCACCGATTGCCATGTGTGCATCCCAGTGAGGTTGAAGGTTTTTCGGGAGTGAGACTAAATGCTGCAAATGAATTGCGAGTCGGTTTAGTTTGTTGCCTTCTAGGTTCAGCCTTAGTCCGGTCACGGGTTTGCGTCCAACTGTTACCTGCAATGACATATCATGACTTTGTTTCACACTCACTTGTAGTTAGAGTTAACAACATGCATATCAATGGAGCAAACATAAGATATGAAAGGCGTGTTCGGTGTCTGACACCGACGCTTATAGTAAATAGGATTTAGCAAACAATACCTGATCTGGACTGATAAAAAGCTTAGGTCCCATTAAGCTGAATTGAAGAGATTGACATACAGGCTCTTTTCTTTGTAGATTATTTTGCTCCGGTGCCCAAACTCGAGTTATTTGGAAATCCAAGAAATACTGCAAGTCTTCGATAGGAGGTTTGTCTGTTTAATTTATCAGACGGGTCGATTATTATTGCCAACAGTCATAAAATCGAATTCGTAGCAATATTAACTGAATTAGAACTTACATTCGAGATATAAATCAATAGCACGGGTTAAAAGCTTTACACCGGGTACTCCTTCAAGAAGCGAAACAATGGGTGTAAACTTCATGTTAATGATGTCCGGTGCCAATTTTACAGTTTCCACCCATTTAGTATGACTTTGCTCAAGATCATCCCCTCCTCTTCGCCTAAAAATTACTGTAACATCCTGCATCAACATTACGAACAATTGCTACACTGAGATTCGTAAAGTGACAAAGTCTATGACTCAGTGACCAAATCATTTCCTATCAAGAAGCATTAAAGCTTGTCTAACCTTCTCCTTGTACTTCAAAGCAGCGGGTCCTGACGAGTTTTTCGCATCATGAAACCTATCATTTTCAATGTCCTTTACGTAATTTTCAATATCCGGTGCAGACAAAGAAGATGATTGGTGCTGCCTGATATACACCACGTCTCTTCCACCAACTGTTGCAGATGTAACAATATGTGTACCGTAATTCTCGATAAAACtgagaagaaacagaagaagctaCCGATTAGAACTTGACACTACACATCACATCAAGCAAatagaatatatataaaaaaacttagTTTACCTAGCCAAGGATGCTGGATCCCAAGAGTGAGGAACAGCGCGCCTGACTTCCTCATTCAAGACCAAATTTAGTTTAGTTAATTTAACTTCGAAGAGTGGAATGAAATATCCAACCATGGCAAGTGATTTGGTGGCTGCTGCATCAACCGTCGAGGAGCCAATAAAATTAAACATAGAATTAAAGCTTCCGAGTGGAATTTTTTCCTTTATGCCAGATCTCTCATTGAAATATTTCGCCATCTGAAAAATTCATTCATCGTATAAGGTCACCAACATACAATGCATGGTAGTCAGAGAAACGAAGCTATCTCTTTTGATCATATCAAAGTAAGCCACAATAAATAATGCATATCTTATACAAATAAAGGACAGTTTCGCAATCCACCCACATTTAAACTATTTTATCATCCCCACATTTTCTAATAATTCTCCGCATTACTCTTCAatttattatgaatttaaaaCAACTCAATGTTTTATATTACTCTTCGACTTATTATGAATTTAAAACAGCTCAATGTTTTGTAATAAAGAATTTAAGCCAACCCTTGAATATTCTCTTAACCTCTCTACTTCCTTTAGAGCAAAGATACTATCATACAGTGTTGTCAATGGCAGATGGTGGTCCGTGGCAGAGGGCTAAAATCCTGTCATACAAGCCACTTTGTGGCGCTGCCATAGCGGAAAACCCTCCAATATCAACCGATATTTACCATTGCAGCGAGATCAAAAACTGCCACTGATAACCACCATGGCCGTTATTCAATAACACTGCTATCATACTATTAGTTAGTATCAATAACATAATAAGTAGAAACTTTGTTGGAAATCAAGATAAAATAAAGCTTTGTTGGAGATAGATAAAACATCAATTTAATGCATTCAGAGCTTGGCTAAACAGTTCATAATTGCTTAGTAACAATGCAAAGTCTAATTCAAGTCAGATTTGCtattatctttctt encodes:
- the LOC131644835 gene encoding MACPF domain-containing protein CAD1-like; its protein translation is MENQTPTRNSDSLSATLGNSIQALGRGFDVTSDIRLLYCKGAPGSRLVHLDEEHSRDLVLSREVVVPNVSADIDFSLGKSGVEKTPVCSFQEMAKYFNERSGIKEKIPLGSFNSMFNFIGSSTVDAAATKSLAMVGYFIPLFEVKLTKLNLVLNEEVRRAVPHSWDPASLASFIENYGTHIVTSATVGGRDVVYIRQHQSSSLSAPDIENYVKDIENDRFHDAKNSSGPAALKYKEKDVTVIFRRRGGDDLEQSHTKWVETVKLAPDIINMKFTPIVSLLEGVPGVKLLTRAIDLYLEYKPPIEDLQYFLDFQITRVWAPEQNNLQRKEPVCQSLQFSLMGPKLFISPDQVTVGRKPVTGLRLNLEGNKLNRLAIHLQHLVSLPKNLQPHWDAHMAIGAPKWQGPEEQDSRWFEPIKWKNFSHVSTAPIEITETNIGDLSGVHIVTGAQLGVWDFGAKNVLHLKLLFSKVPGCTIRRSVWDHNPSTPAVTHKSDGASSSSTKKTSDEKKEDSSVHSGKLAKIVDMTEMSKGPQDIPGHWLVTGAKLGVEKGKIVLRIKYSLLNY